Proteins found in one Candidatus Delongbacteria bacterium genomic segment:
- a CDS encoding phosphoglycerate mutase family protein, with protein MNALALIRHGDLDGNNLSHLGQRQAASLGRQLRDSGGRRQLEARVLSSPAPRARQTASALCSFLGLREPEEDPRLWSGPDGPPGSWEQDLPGLVRKLDEWSRGTELLVVVTHFELCLGLPPLLARKHGLDGVLPRGLRRGQGLWVEGDGGLWRLLDP; from the coding sequence GCAACAACCTCTCCCACCTGGGACAACGCCAGGCGGCCTCGCTGGGCCGCCAGTTGCGCGATTCCGGCGGGCGTCGGCAGTTGGAGGCCCGGGTGCTGAGCAGTCCGGCTCCCCGGGCCCGCCAGACCGCCTCCGCCCTCTGCTCCTTTCTGGGGCTGCGCGAGCCGGAGGAGGACCCGCGGCTCTGGAGCGGGCCCGACGGCCCGCCGGGCAGTTGGGAACAGGACCTGCCCGGCCTGGTGCGCAAGCTGGACGAGTGGTCCCGCGGGACCGAGCTGCTGGTGGTGGTGACCCACTTCGAACTCTGCCTGGGGTTGCCGCCCCTGCTGGCCCGCAAGCACGGGCTGGACGGCGTGCTGCCGCGCGGGCTGCGCCGCGGCCAGGGGTTGTGGGTGGAAGGGGACGGGGGCTTGTGGCGGCTGCTTGACCCGTAA